A stretch of DNA from Brevibacterium ihuae:
GGCGACGATCGGGTTGTAGCCCATGAGCGAGTTGAACTGCAGTCCCGATCCGAGTGCGATGTCGACGGCGAGCACGACCGCGGTGGTGAGCGACACCGCCGCGACCCGCCCGGCGAAGGTGCGCCGCCACGGCCCGGCGACCGCGATCGCGAGGAGCGCGAGCGATCCGGCGAGGACCGCGAGGCCGAGGCCGAGCGCCGGAACGGGGAAGCGCGCCCACGGCAGTAGGCCGGCGAGGAACGACCCCATGGGGATCACCGCGATGACGAGTCCCGTCCAGCCGAGGGCGCGGTGGAGCCGGATGCTCCTCGCGGCGCCGAGGCGCGCGTGGAGGGTGACGAGGAGGAGGCCGGCGAGAGCGAGGAAGAGCATGTAGTGGACGACGTCGAGGAGCACCGAGAAGGTCTGCGCGTGGGTGTGGACCGTCGCCGCCTCCGCCGCGGAGGCGCGCACGGTCGTGAGGCGGTCCGCGAAGTCTCCGGCCGCGGTGTCGACGGTCCAGGCGGCATCGGCGGACTCCTCCGGCGCCGTGAGCCCGGCGACCCGGGTGAGCGCGGCCGCGGCGACGTCGGTGAGCTGCGCGGTGCCCTCCTGCCGGGTCGAGGAGCTCGTGAGGATGCCCGGCTCGTAGGACGGCCCGGCCGCCATGAGCGCCCGCAGCCGGGAGGGGCTGGCGGCGTCGCCGACCCCGGCGACCACGACATCGGTGGTGTCGAGGTCGATGTCCTCGAGGTACTGCTCGACCCGCTGGTCGACCCGGGAGAGCTGGTGCGCGCCGTCGAGCGCGGTCTCCTGCGGGACCCAGCCGGGATCGCCGACCGAGCCGACATCGATGAGCGTGAGCACGCAGTCGGAGCGCGGGGTGCCGCCCGGGCCCCAGTCGGCGACGACGCCCTCGGGGGAGGCCGCGGCATAGCCCGCTCCCGGGCCGATCGCCTGGGTGCAGCCCCCGGCATCGCGGACCGCAGCGGCCATCGCGCGGAGGTCGGCGGTGTACCCGGATGCCGCATTGACCGACTCGATCCGGTCGAACTCGGGGATCACTCCGCCGGTGAGCGGGGCTTCGGGGACGGCGAAGTCCTCCGGCGCGGTCTCCGCGCCGGCCTCGGCCTCGGCGACGACCTCCTCCGGGACCGGGGTGCGGATCTCCGGGCAGGCCGCGGCGGGACGCGGCGGGACGCGGACGTAGTTGGTCGGCTGGGTGCTCGCCTCGGGAGCGAGCGTGGGCTCCGTGTCCTCGACGGCGGGGTAGCCGGCCGGCCCGGGCGGCAGGGGAGGCGGCTCGGCGGCCTCTGCCGCGGCATCGGGCAGGTCGACCGCGCCCGCCCGGTCGCCGGCGCCGAGGGTGAGCCAGCCGGAGGCCGGGCACGTCGCCGAGGTCAGGCTGCGGACGCTGAGGTTCGCGAGCGCGGCGTCCTCGGCGAAGGCGAAGAGGTGAGGGGTCGCCTCGGGGTCGATGTCTTCGAAGTCGAGGCCCGAGGCGCCGATGACGACGAGCGATTCGGCCGGGGCCGCATCCTGCGCGGCGGCGTCCTGCGCGGGCGCGGCCGGAGCGGCGGCGCCCGCGCAGGACGAGCAGACCGGCGCAGGCGAGCGCGAGGACGAGGAGGAGCGGCACGAGCACCCGCCGGGGCCGCTCGGCGGCGCTCCGACGGGCGCTCGGGGGTCTCGTCGGCAGCGTCCGCATCACCCCGCAGTCTACCGAGGCCCACCTGGACGACTCCTGGAGTCCGCGCAGGTCACCGGCGCCCACCTGAGCATTTGCGTGGACGCGGCTGGCCGAGGTAGATTTGTCTGTCGTTGCGTACGTCAGTTCACGCTCCTCTCTGAAGCCTCTATTCGCGTTGCAGGCAAGCGTGTGGGTCAGCCGTGGTTCGACGTACCGAGCACCGAACGAGCTGTGTGCATTCCTCGTGATCACGACCTTGGGGGATGCGGGCACGAGCTGCTATTCCATAGACGAAAAGAAGGCTACTTTGCGTACGTACACCCCCAAGCCCGGCGATGTTCAGCGCCAGTGGCACGTCATCGACGCCACTGACGTCGTCCTCGGTCGGCTCGCCTCGCAGACGGCACGCCTGCTGCGCGGCAAGCACAAGGTGACTTTTGCACCGAATGTCGACTCGGGTGATTTCGTGATCATCATCAACGCCGACAAGGTCGCCCTGACCGGTGCCAAGCTCGAGAAGAAGCGCGCCTGGCGCCACTCCGGCTACCCGGGCGGCATCAAGAGCATCAGCTACTCCGAGCTCCTGGCCAAGGATCCCGAGCGCGCTGTCGAGAAGGCCGTCGCCGGCATGGTTCCCAAGAACCGCCTCGGTCGCGCCCAGATGCGGAAGCTCAAGGTGTACGCCGGTGCCGAGCACCCGCACGCCTCGCAGAATCCGCAGCCGTACGAGATCAGCCAGGTGGCGCAGTAAGCGCCCCGGCAGCAACGAACTTACCGAGGAGAACCGTGGCTGATACCACCAACGTCGATGACGTCGCAATGACCGAATACTCCACCGAGACCCCGGCATCGGCCGGCCTGGGCGAGTCCGTGGCCGGTGGCCGCGGCCAGTCGCTCACCGCGCCCGGCGCCGCCGTGGGCCGTCGCAAGCAGGCCATCGCCCGCGTGCGCCTGGTTCCCGGCACCGGAGAGTGGCTGATCAACGGCCGCGATCTGGAGACCTACTTCCCGAACAAGCTGCACCAGCAGCTCGTCAACGAGCCGTTCCGTCTGCTCGACCTCGAAGGCCGCTTCGACGTCCACGTGCGGATCAAGGGTGGCGGACCCTCGGGTCAGGCCGGCGCCGTGCGCCTCGGCATCGCCCGCTCGCTCAACGAGATCGACCG
This window harbors:
- the rplM gene encoding 50S ribosomal protein L13 translates to MRTYTPKPGDVQRQWHVIDATDVVLGRLASQTARLLRGKHKVTFAPNVDSGDFVIIINADKVALTGAKLEKKRAWRHSGYPGGIKSISYSELLAKDPERAVEKAVAGMVPKNRLGRAQMRKLKVYAGAEHPHASQNPQPYEISQVAQ
- the rpsI gene encoding 30S ribosomal protein S9 yields the protein MTEYSTETPASAGLGESVAGGRGQSLTAPGAAVGRRKQAIARVRLVPGTGEWLINGRDLETYFPNKLHQQLVNEPFRLLDLEGRFDVHVRIKGGGPSGQAGAVRLGIARSLNEIDRENNRAELKKAGFLTRDARVPERKKAGLKKARKAPQFSKR